CAAATATTAGATAAGTTAAAGAAGCACAATTTGAAAGCTACTTTTTTCCTTCTCGGTGAAAATGCAGAAAGATATCCTAACGTAGTAAAACGCATCGCAAATGAAGGGCACGTTATTGGAAATCATACGTATAATCATCCGAATTTAGCGAAAGTGAATGAGGATGAATACCGTAATCAAATCGCAAGAACGGAAGAAATTTTAAAACGATTGATCGGTTATGCGCCTAAATTTATACGACCACCCTATGGGGAAATACTTGAAAATCAATTGAAATGGGCAACAGAACAGGATTTTATGATCGTACAGTGGAGTGTTGATACTGTTGACTGGAAAGGAGTAAGTGCGGAGAAAATTACAAATCATGTGTTAGGAAATGCATTTCCAGGTAGTGTTATACTTCAACACTCTACTCCGGGTGGTCATTTGCAAGGATCTGTAGATGCGCTAGACCGAATTATTCCTGAATTAAAGATGAAAGGTGCCCGTTTTGTAACGCTTTCAAGTATGTTCGATACATCAAAAGAGAGAAAGTAAACGTATTAACGATTGGGAAATATAGGGGTGTATTATATAATGAAAGTGAATGTAAGGAGGGAATAGGATGATATATGCACTTGTGAATATAGGAATAAGTGTTTTAATTGGTATTATATTTATACTTTCTGCGCTTATACATCGAAAGAA
The DNA window shown above is from Bacillus clarus and carries:
- a CDS encoding peptidoglycan-N-acetylglucosamine deacetylase, giving the protein MYYLYPFEMTSPFQLNTSLYRDVYMSYVNVPYYESYFYTIPYALHAPINNQVQTKGEDRGSWTPFSWVEKYAYAFSGPYNKAEVALTFDDGPDLVFTPQILDKLKKHNLKATFFLLGENAERYPNVVKRIANEGHVIGNHTYNHPNLAKVNEDEYRNQIARTEEILKRLIGYAPKFIRPPYGEILENQLKWATEQDFMIVQWSVDTVDWKGVSAEKITNHVLGNAFPGSVILQHSTPGGHLQGSVDALDRIIPELKMKGARFVTLSSMFDTSKERK